The DNA segment ctgtctaacacctttctGATTTGGAAATTTCTCCctatacttcccgtatagatatcttcaagtgttctaacataagatttatctatatttatatatgaatcatcatctactcctacgcctattgacgggaagggtgtatatatatatatatatatatatatatatatatatatatataaatttatatatatatatatatatctatatataaaaaattatatatatatatatatatatatatatatatatatatatataaatatatatatatatacatatatatatatatatatatatatatatatatatatatatatatatatatatatatatatatatatatatatctattgtttcATATAGTCCAGAAAAGGataattatagttttataattattttccagCTTAATCAGTAGTGGACGAAGCTTATATCTTGGGCCTCTCAGTACTCCTTAACTTTAAAGGAATTAACTTCCGATtgttaaatatgttttatataaatgttaGAGTATCATTTTAAAAAACCCTTTTTCAAGTATAATCCCATTGAGATATCATTGATCATTTGAAAAGTGACTAATACCAAAAGGGAAGAAGTTCTCCATTATAGCCACTGTGGGGGATAGTCTGGACCTAAAGATATTGGAGGCTCTTTTCAAACACCACATCTTATGAGCTATATTGTATTTTCTTTGCCATTAATTTTTACAGACTTAGTGTATCAAACTTAGCGTATATCTGTTTTCCAATTTAttcatacgggaagtacagcaatcctaaacctacataaatatagtgagaaaattccgattgagtaaGAAGTTGGGCAGGAAGACTCCATCTCACCTAATTTTTCAAAGCAAGCCTGGAAGAAGGtctaaagaatttagattgggaaaatgtaggaattaatattgatgagGAACACCTCAACAACTTAAATTTAACAGATGACAGTTGGTTTTAGCAAATCATGGGAGgacttacaaaagatgatagaagatttggagaaggaatgcagaaatgtaggactgaaaatcgaTACGAGTAAAACTACTAAAAtggtcaatgaaaatgtagagacagcaaataaggattatggacgaacctctagagattgttaatgaatatgcgtatttaagacagacagtaagtgtttctccaggacacgagaagGATAGGAATATgaaggagagcttttgataaagaaaaggagaaaagtatcaaatcagattgtcctaccagaataatgatgtgaataacatgaagagacagagaaagagcaacatggatacgagagaaaactgctgtaaagtagtggatattctaacatgtagctctctctctctctctctctctctctctctctctctctctctctctctctctctctctctctctctctctctctctctttctttttcttatatatatatatatatatatatatatatatatatacacacacacacacacacacacatatatatatatatatataatatatatatatatatatccatctatctatctatctatatatacagtatatgtatgtatatatatatatatatatatatatatatatatatatatatatatgtatatctattcatacacacacatatatatatcaatatatatgtgtatatatatacatatatatatttatatatatatatatatatatatatatatatatatatatatatatatatatatatatatatatatatatatatacatatggattagAAGGGTATTTAGGTAAAAATTAAACATGTTTCTGGTAAAAAATTCATTAGAGTGCATCTCAGAAGATATTCTTAGGTAGGCTTTGATTTTCCAAATTTATACTTCAGGAATAAAGTCTTCAGATTTCATAAGATAAAGTTTTCTTAAATTCTatggaaaaaatatttgttttctgcAAATTCTACTTCAGTATTGAATGCTATGAGaaacataaatatttagatatttcctttggtcagaaaaaaagaaaagcaatttaaattttttttatttcaaaccgtTACATGATATATTTGCtcgaattatcttttattttattcaagGAGAAAGGATAATCCCATACTAATCAAAACATGTAATTTAACTTGATTTAAACAATAgattgaaaaagaatataaaaaattattatttgtaaCAAAGAGGACTTTACACATGGAATagagtaaaatatttatttatgttcaataATTTTCCATAGATATTATGTGATTTGGAAAATCTATTATCCGTAACGACGACCACCAGAGAATCCACCTCCTCCCAAGGAACCACCATGACCTCCTCCAAATCCTCCGCCATGTCCACCACCCAGAGAGccacctccaaaggatcctcctTTACCGCCTCCAAAAGATCCACCTCCGAAGGATCCTCCTCCTTGTccacctccaaaggatcctcctTTACCACCTCCAAAAGATCCACCGCCAAAGGATCCTCCTTCTTGTccacctccaaaggatcctcctcCAAAACCACGGCTTCCATATGAGCGGCCACCGAGGGATCCACCTCCAATGCCTCCTCCATGACCGCCACCAAAAGATCCTCCTCcaaatccacctcctcctccaaatccACCTCCACCGAATCCGCCTTTACTACCACCTGCATGGCACAGGGCCACGACTGTGGCTAAGGCGGTGATCAGCAATAGTTTCTGCAAAGGAAATAAAGTAGTTTAATTATTTATTGTAATCATAAGAACATTAGGATTTCATGTCAGAAAAAATATTTGGGTGATTTTTTCTTTGAATTGACTAGACATTCAATCCTTTGCAATCAATATCATATGcgttattttcttgttattttaggtcagttttttttttcacttctaatgtTGTGATTCCAATTGGCTTTTAGATCTTTTCCTCAAATTGAAACTAGAAATTAGTATCAAAATCAGCCTAGAGTAAAGTTAACTTAGAATATTTCAATGTAAAACGACAACTAATTGACCTATCTGagtcatgataataatagtattagttttTTATACTGTTGTAAAATTAATGTAAACTACAAAGAATTGTTTCTTTAATATATTTACAGCAATCTTTAgtgttttttttgtgattttttaaacttttatcaaatttctttaaaaagacattttcatttattctcataataaatagaagaaataaacaTAATCAGTCCACACATTATGCGGACCACATTTGTTGTGATTAAAGATTGAAGCTACGGAAGACTTTAAGCCACATGGAAATTTAATGGCTACCAATAATCCTTACCATTATGTGGAAGAGTTCTTTCTTTGGGGAAGGAAACACTGGAACTGTGTCTTCAGCTTCGCCGTTTGGTGCTTTTATACTCTCTTGAGGGTACCATCCTTGGCCTTATGCAGTGAGGTTATGTGAAAAAGGGCAAGAGGTTGACCTTGGGAAAATGAGAATTGTTTCAGTGACTAATCCGTGTTtgcattattattttactatttaaaTAAACCCGTTATTTCACTACTTATAAATCTATCTTTTTAGTAATACAGTCTGATAATATTTTCGGTTCTTGGAGTCTTGAATATTgttaatcttttcttttatatttttttactctgtaattttttttattatttcatccaTTCTTATTATCCtgaaatattttacataatatatatattcttttttgttcttcgactatttcatatatttaatcaaattttcGTTTAGCCTTCTTTATCTTTCCCGTTGATATTGAGCCCCAAGAAGAAAACGAAGTGAATTTGAGTATTCGTTGTGGTATTAATCTTGCTTCACacgggaggatttttttttttcttttcgggagTGTTCTTTGACTATTATTTACCATACTATACACACATCACATGTTGTTTGGAATAGAaaagaagctcgttgcatatgtgaatggtgctactctctttgcatcaattctatctcctgaatgtagatctgaggtttctGAATCCTTTAGTAGAGGCCCAGAAAAAAATACTGCGTGGTGAAATTATGAAGTATGAAGTTggaaggatagtggctcctcaatatctggatctaaacattgataatgtttctttaaatctgtatgactcttttgaaattataggtgagattcttgatagcaaattaacTTTTTTGAAACATTCGGTGTGTCTCTTCCTCAAGTGCACAtaaatagcttattgagaaagtcttctgaagttctttaattatttcattattccttgtttcgagcatttttctactgtctggtcttcagctgcctaaTCTCATTTAattagttggacaggaacttatgttctattaaacttcttattgctgatctagatattaatctttgtcaccgttgttcagttagttcgttttgaatgttgcattagatttttcataattctgaccatcctttgcgttgagatcttcccagacagtagcatcctgttcgtaatactaggtatactttaattctattattcatgccttctccatcatcaagcttaatgctacacagtattcgagaagtttaattccagctgtgaccatgttgtggaatgatcttcttaatcaggtaattGATTcataggaacttcaaaagttctaacgtggagtgaatgtttttatgttgaataggctgacataaacatccttttatagtttacgtatgaaatatcgattttgatgttgttacagttcttaaaagatttcatattaattgttaatcacttttcttatattttattcctttcccttcctcactgggctatttctccctattggagcccttaggcctatagtatccagcttttccaacacacacacacatatatatatatatatatatatatatatatatatatatatatatatatatatatatatatatatatatatatatatatataaatatatatatatgtatatatatatatatatatatatatacatataaactgtatatatatatatatatatatatatatatatatatacatatatatatatatatatatatatatatatatatatatatatatatatatatatatatatatatatatatatatatatattgttacggtatgtatgtagagagagagagagagagagagagagagagagagagagagagagagagagagagagagagagagagagagagagagagagagagagagagagaataaataaatggGAAGAACCATAACGCCAACACTGAAAAAAGTTTGTTTTCACCCCCGAGGTCAACCTTTTGCCCTTCTTTTGCATGACCTTCCTGATTAAGTCCAAGAGAGATTTCCTCAAGAGAGTATAAAAGCAATACACGGAGAAGCTGAAGACACAGTTCCACTGTTTCCTTCCCCAAAGAAAGAACTCTTCCACATAATGGTAAGGATTATTTGCAGTCTTCAAATCTCTACGAGGCTTGAACTCTTTTATGGCTTCTGAAGTTCACCTCTCAGTCATTACACGTGTGGTCCCCATAATGTGTGGACTGCGTTGAAGGagatttttacttatttatatcaTAAATATGAAGGAAAAAGATTTTTAGATTTCTATAAGAAATTTGGTGAATATTTTTATTAACATATCACTCAAGAAAGTttcaaattttaacaaaatattagaaATCGAGTTATTTATATCTTTGTAGTTGGCTTTACCTCtacaacggtaaaaaaaaaaaaaaaaataatgcttctaTTATTGTAACTCTCAGAAAAAgacaattattcttttattttagaattttcttACTTAACATTATTCCAGGAGAATTTTGATATGAATTGCTTGTGATAATAAACCATGAGGAAAAGATTCAAACGCCAAATAGAATAAAAAGCCTTGTAATTTAAGAAAAATACCataagacaacaagaaaataacaTACATGATTTTGATGCCATGGGCTCAAGTATCcaacccatttaaaaaaaaaatctctaagttatttttccttttctttccgaGTTAAATCAACTCACAAAGTTTTTGTGATGGCAAGAAAtgattaaactattttatttcctttGACATTAAAATATTCTCAGATAAATTTattttatgttgattttgttaCTAATTTCTATTACCAGTTTGAGGAAAAGATTTAAAAGCCAATTAGAATCCCAAATATTATGAGTGAAAAAACTGacataaaataacaagaaaataacagATATGGTATTGATTGCAAGGGGTTGAATGTCTAGTCAATTTCAAGATGAAATCCTTCTATGCCTTCTGACTGAAATAAATTCATATCGTTTTATGATTACTAAAAGTTATTAAACCACTTAATTTCCTTTGCAGAAACTATTGCTGATCACGACCTTAGCCACAGTCGTGGCCATGTGCCATGCAGGTGGTAGTAAAGGCGGATTCGGCGGCGGTggatttggaggaggaggtggatttgGAGGTGGATCTTTCGGTGGCGGTCAGGGAGCCGGCATTGGAGGTGGATCCCTAGGTGGCCGGTCATATGGAAGCCGTGGTTCTGgaggaggatcctttggaggtggACACGGAGGAGGATCCATCGGAGGTGGATCCTTTGGAGGTGGACACGGAGGAGGATCCATCGGAGGTGGATCCTTTGGAGGTGGACACGGAGGAGGATCAATCGGAGGTGGATCCTTTGGAGGCGGTAAaggaggatcctttggaggtggCTCTTTTGGTGGTGGAcacggaggaggatttggaggcgGTAATGGAGGCTCCTTTGGAGGTGGCTCTTTTGGTGGTGGAcacggaggaggatttggaggcaATGGTGGTTCCATCGGAGGTGGATTCTCCGGTGGCCGCCGATACGGataataaattttgtaaattgTACAATAGTTATTAAATAATCGCAGCTGAAGAATTTAATTTTATCACTCCATTCCGTGTGCAAAATATGCTAGTTTTTAATCGTTGACCTTTATTTTCCACTAAGGAgttttttatctattcatatatctcATATAATTAAAGAATGACTTAATCATAGCATAATTTATTTTTATCCAGTAAATTTAATCGAACTTCGTCTTGTAATTCCAGATGATTTTACTCCATaggattatatttcatatttttctagtaAAAAAGCATCCCAATCTGGCTTTTATACCCAGAACGACCTTTTTGTAATAGCTGTTACTTTATGTTATTGTTTTCCCTTCAACTTTCATTTTAGTTAGAAAAAAATGTTGCTCTCATTATGAATGTGAAAAGCGGCCAATGAATAAACATTAGGAATAACATAACACTTGATTATATACAGTTGATATGCATATGCataggtgtgtatatattaatacgaaaatatctaaatatttataaatatacaaacagacataagtgtatatatatatatatatatatatatatatatatatatatatatatatatatatatatatatatatatatatatatgtaagtataaatatacaaagtgtatatatatatatatatatatatatatatatatatacatatatatatgtatatatatatatgtatatatatatatatatatatatatatatatacatacacacatatatgtatatatatataacaataacagtaacagcataaaaaatatagctgtttctagttcactacaggataaaggcctaaCACATGTCACTTCATGGTTAGGGTTTagcctattttcatcaccacgcaggacAGTGCTAATTGGAGATGGtcagagattttcgtctgatagcttacaccaaaccaacctagtatagattgCCTTGACTAATATAGGTTTGCTGATCATTACAATATATAAACCCTTTTACCTCGTTAAGTTATTCCTTTTTACAAaggatacacacacatgtacacacgcacacacgaacacacacgtatgtatatatgtatatatatatatatatatatatatatatatatatatatatatatatatatatatatgctgtatacacatatgcatatatttatctatacatatatgtatgcatatatatgcatatatatatatatatatatatatatatatatatatatatatatgcatatatatatacacacacacacacacacacacacacatatatatatatatatatatatatatatatatatatatatatatatatatatatatgtcagccaTAACTTGTCCACTGAAGGTCAAAAGCCCCTTAGCTCGTTTTCTTTTCCTTACCCTGCTTCGTTCTCAATTTCTACGgatccattctgttgttcttattgtttatctattaactgtcattctcattacatgtcctgtgcaagtctttttcttacatgttagaatgtcctctactttaattttctcTAGTATCCATGGTGCTTTTTAtccgtttcttagtgttattcccatcattagtctttccatagcttttGTTCTTAggatttagtaagactccaagtttctgatgcataagttaacactggtagggccatctgatgaaatacttttccatttag comes from the Palaemon carinicauda isolate YSFRI2023 chromosome 16, ASM3689809v2, whole genome shotgun sequence genome and includes:
- the LOC137655202 gene encoding uncharacterized protein, yielding MLWNDLLNQKLLLITTLATVVAMCHAGGSKGGFGGGGFGGGGGFGGGSFGGGQGAGIGGGSLGGRSYGSRGSGGGSFGGGHGGGSIGGGSFGGGHGGGSIGGGSFGGGHGGGSIGGGSFGGGKGGSFGGGSFGGGHGGGFGGGNGGSFGGGSFGGGHGGGFGGNGGSIGGGFSGGRRYG
- the LOC137655201 gene encoding acanthoscurrin-1-like → MKLLLITALATVVALCHAGGSKGGFGGGGFGGGGGFGGGSFGGGHGGGIGGGSLGGRSYGSRGFGGGSFGGGQEGGSFGGGSFGGGKGGSFGGGQGGGSFGGGSFGGGKGGSFGGGSLGGGHGGGFGGGHGGSLGGGGFSGGRRYG